Proteins found in one Candidatus Palauibacter scopulicola genomic segment:
- a CDS encoding enoyl-CoA hydratase/isomerase family protein yields MFEYLEIEIDDRTGVNRIRLDRAERRNALSGALVAEIKEALALAEADARVRVIGIGGRGPDFCAGADLAEVQASVEEGVMASLREAEALGELFTLLRKLSKPVVAVVHGRALAGGCGLATACDLVLAAESARFGYPEVQLGFVPAMVTAILRRNLGEKRAFELMAIGDTIDAAEASRLGLVNRIYGDAAFEAESAAFLAELAGRSASALALTKKLLYGTEGQSFEAAVATGARVNALARMTDDCQSGIRRFLDRGGKREKGE; encoded by the coding sequence ATGTTCGAATACCTCGAGATCGAGATCGACGACCGGACCGGCGTGAACCGGATCCGTCTCGACCGCGCGGAGCGCCGCAACGCGCTGAGCGGGGCGCTCGTGGCGGAGATCAAGGAGGCGCTCGCGCTCGCCGAGGCGGACGCCCGGGTGCGCGTGATCGGGATCGGAGGGCGCGGCCCGGACTTCTGCGCCGGCGCCGACCTGGCGGAGGTGCAGGCCTCGGTCGAGGAGGGGGTCATGGCCAGCTTGCGGGAGGCGGAGGCGCTGGGCGAACTCTTCACCCTCCTGCGGAAGCTCTCGAAGCCGGTCGTCGCGGTCGTGCACGGCCGGGCGCTGGCGGGCGGTTGCGGTCTCGCGACGGCGTGCGATCTCGTGCTCGCGGCGGAGAGCGCCCGCTTCGGCTACCCGGAGGTGCAGCTCGGTTTCGTGCCCGCGATGGTGACGGCGATCCTGCGCCGGAACCTGGGGGAGAAGCGCGCCTTCGAGTTGATGGCGATCGGAGACACGATCGATGCGGCGGAGGCGTCGCGGCTGGGTCTCGTGAACCGGATCTATGGGGACGCGGCGTTCGAGGCGGAGAGTGCCGCCTTCCTGGCCGAACTCGCGGGGCGGAGCGCGTCCGCGCTCGCGCTCACGAAGAAGCTGCTGTACGGCACGGAGGGGCAGAGCTTCGAGGCGGCGGTGGCCACCGGCGCGCGCGTGAACGCGCTCGCCCGCATGACGGACGACTGCCAGTCCGGCATCCGCCGGTTCCTGGATCGCGGGGGGA